From Gottschalkiaceae bacterium SANA:
GGTTCTTCCAGCGTTTTTAAAAGCGCATTGAAGGCACCCTTTGAAAGCATGTGAACCTCATCAATAATATAAACCTTCTTTGCCGCTTTTGTCGGCAAGTATTTCACTTTTTCTTTTAACTCCCGGATATCTTCCACGCTATTATTGGATGCGGCATCCATTTCTACAACATCATAAATACTTTCTTCCAACAATCCCTTACAGATCTCGCACTCATTGCAGGGGTTACCGTCAACAGGATGCAAACAATTGACCGCGCGCGACAAAATTTTTGCCGTTGAGGTTTTCCCTGTTCCCCGTGTACCAGAAAACAAATAAGCGTGGGCTGCGTTACCAGCCTTTACCTGATTTTTCAAAACTCGCGTGATATGACTCTGTCCGTACACGTCTTCAAAGGTGGTCGGACGATATTTTCGATAAATTGCCTGATAACTCATGAGACACCTCTTTCATTCATCTTCCCCTATTATACCAAAATCCCGGTCGAGTTTCGACCGGGATTGACAAAAAGCCGCATGGAGATCGAGCAGGCGTCCTTGCAACACATAAAAGGCTTCCCTTATCGCTGCTACCTTCCGGTCCTGACGAGGTTCGAGAACTTTCATTGCGCAAGACCCGCTCGATCTCCATACGGCTTTTATTTTTGGGTTACCCCGTTTTTATCTGGCGGAAAGGGAGGGATTCGAACCCTCGTGACGGTATTACCGCCAACACGCTTTCCAGGCGTGCGCCTTAAGCCAACTCAGCCACCTTTCCATAATAGCCTGCAAAAGGTATTATACTTGCTGACCTGAAAAATGTCAAACCCCAAATCCTCCCACTTGTGTCTAGATGCTTGGTTCAATCAATTGAACGCTTCCCTTCTCTCCATTCACGCGAACCCGTTGGCCATCTTTCAATACCGCTGTAGCCGACGAAATACCGACAACCGCTGGCAATCCGTACTCTCTTGCTACAATACCACCATGACTCATGGGGCCCCCATATTCCAATATCAATGCGCCCGCCACAGCGAAAAGCGGGGTCCAGGCCGGATTGGTACTTTCCGTCACCATAATTTCGCCCTCTTGAAGGTCTGTCGTCCTCGGATCAAAAACTACCCGTACAATCCCTTCATAGGTGCCGGCAGACAATGGCATGCCTTGCAAGGTCTTTGCATGGGGATCAATGGTTGTTGCCGTATAAACCGCATGGCCGTTATTTACAAGCATTCTTGGGATCGCAGTTCGCCTCATCTCTTTGTTATAGACTGCTTTGTTTGACTCAACTAGCTCCTTCAAGTCTCTGCCCGCCGTAATTTGCTTTTTGTAAAGGAAGAAAATATCTTCGGGCTCGTCGAGTTGTCCCGCCGCCGCAAGCTCATCACCCATGCTTAGAACAGCATTCCTACTCAATTCTAAAAACCGAACAATATCAGACTTTGGATATTCCCTCATGGCCGCACCATAACGATAATGAACCATCTGCATTCTAAATTTTTCCGCTCTTCTTTTTCCAATCTTTTCAATCAGAGCATCGGCAACCTCCTCGATCATCAACTCTGCTTGCCGACGCTTCTTCTTATGGTCTGCCAAGTTTCTTTTATACATGCCGTCCTTCATATAGGTTTCAACCAGTCCCAGCAGAAAACTCGGATCTTCGCGCCAGCGTTTGGTGCCAAAATCCAATTCGAGGTTTGCCCGATGTCCGTATTCTTCAAGAATTTTCTGAAACTCCGGATCATTCACACGGGGTTTCAACTCCTGTTCCACGCAAATTTTCGCATACTCATTCAACCGAATCGTCATGGTTTGAGTAAAACATCCCGGCAGGGACTGTGCTAAAGTTTCCACCTTATAATCGCTAGCAAAGTGCTTAGCAAGGACTTTTTCAATTTTGATGTAATTGTTGGCATCCATACAATAGCTTGCCTGCAGCTGGGACAGTTTAAATGCTTCGACAAGATTCTCAACAGCAAAGTTCAATCGCTCCTCCAAAGTCACTGCTTGTTCATATCTTTTCAATGCGCTCTCATACCACCGATTTCCTTCCTCTTTCATGGCCGCATACCGGTTTTCATGGGGAATCTTTGAAACCATCCTAACGGTAGCCGCCATCTTGACTCCATAGCCGATAAACCCGAATGGGAACCTGAAGCGAATGCCCTGATGCTTGAATTGTTTTCCGTAGTTTTTCATCAAGCTGGTGATTACGCCTTCTAGAGGCAGATCGTTACCGGAAAAAGCCTTGGCAAATTGCTTGGTCACAAAACCACTAGACAAAAGAACAGTCATATCGACAAAAATACGGTTTCCAGCATGACCAACAAAATCATTGGTCAAAGGCTTTTTTTGTCGATTGGTCATCACATTAATAATGGTTGGAAACATATGACTCATCAGGTCATAACCCAAATTCGTAAATGGCTCTTTCATACCAAAGAGCACCGTGCTCGCACTCAAATAAGCCCTGATCTTTCCATCCTGCTTTAGTTTGTCGATAGGAAAGAGGGTCGTGATATGACGAGACTGTAGAATATACAAGACATTTTGATCATCAAAGGCAAATTCTATGTCCTGCGGTCTGCCAAAAAGAGCCTCAATTTGTTCTGCTGCCTCAGCCAATCGGCCAATCTGTTCTTCATTCAACGACGAGAGATTTGCCTCCTGATCACCAAGAACTAGCCAATCAATACCGGTTCCCTTCGCCACAAGCTTTCTACTTTTTCTGCTGATGCTCCGGTCCACAACCACTTTGGTATGCCGATCGACCGTGTACTGATCTGGATTCAATTGGCCACTTACAACGGCTTCTCCAAGACCGAAGGAAGCATTAATCACCAACTGATGCCTGATGCCATTCATGGGATTGGCCGTAAAGGCAACACCCGATACCGCGGCCTTCACCATCTTTTGTACAACAACCGCATGGGAAAAATCTGCCGTGACTTGATTTTTCAAGCGGTACTCCATGGCTCTTTCGTTCCACAAGGACCGCCAACATTCAATAACTTTTTGAGCCAGCTGGTCTTGTGCAACATTCAAATAGGTGGAATACTGACCCGCAAAACTCATACCTGGAAGATCTTCTGCCGTAGAACTGCTTCTAACTGCCACTCTTCCCTCACCCTTTCTTGCAAATTCGGCAAATGCTCCCATAAGGGAATCTAGAAAGTTTCGAGATAATTTTTCTACGCCAAACAAAGCTTGAATGGCTGCCGACTGTTCAAAAATGGGCATATCAGACGTCAAAATCCCATCAATGGATTCATTCAGATGATTGGCTTCTACATACTCATCATAGACCGATGTAGGAATGACAAACCCATCTGGCACCGCAATGCCGTGAGCAAGCATACGCGCCAGATGGGCGCCCTTGCCTCCAGCCAAATGGAAATCTTCTACTTTGATCTCTTTCAGCCATTTAATCATAGACTCCCGCCTTTCATCTCTCGTTTCATAGCCGCAAGATACGCCCTGCCCATGGGCTCCAATTCAATCACCTTGGACCCGAAACCCAATTGCTGATTAATCAAATGTTCATTGAATTGAAGGGTGCGAAAAAAAACCGTTTCATCTTTTGCCGGATCCATCAAAGCCTTTCTAGCCATCTGTTGAAAGAGTATGACCTCTCTCCCCCACAGGGCTGCCAGTTCAGCTGGATAGGCCACCTGAAAAATCCCCTCTTTAACACCTTGATTGATCAAGTCATGGTAATACCTGGCCGTCTCCCGCTCAAATCGGTCTCCCATTCGCATCAGTACAAGATGATTATCCTTAAAGGTATATAGATTCTTGATTTTATCCCAGTCCTTTACGGATTCCACCTTAAGACGATTCAAACGATAAAAGGACTCCATGAATTTCTCCACAACAGATAGCTTGTCATCTTTCAAAATCTCTTCATAATGCTTCTGAATCTGGTCAACATAGTTAAAACTAATGGTCTCTAGAATCTCTTCCTTTGATTTAAAATGATGATAAAACCCACCCTTGGAAGCCCCAGCTCGATCAATAATCTCTGCCACAGATGTCTTTTCATATCCCTTCTCACCAAATAATTCATAGGCTGCATCCACGATTTTTTCTTTTAATGTCATTAATTCACCCCATTCATCAAACAAACCGACGGTCGGTCTGTTTTTTCTTTTACTCTATCATTGATTTGAGCAAGCGTCAATTTTTCTAAGCCATAATCGTTAGAATTCTTTTCTACAAAATCTTTGTATAAGAAATTCTTCGCCTGGCAAAGCAAACTCCTTGACAAAGTCATATTCCAATTCTAGAATATGACCATGGTAGCTTCAGTTTTTCTCTGTTGACCAACTATGAATAAGGATGTGTTACTTTGAATATCAGTTTATATGTGATTACCCTCCTGCTTTTGGGGGCTTCCACATGGCGAGACAAAATGAAAACCAAAAAAGCCTGTAAAAAAGCATGGAAAGCCTTTGAAAATATTATGCCTCAATTTTTAGGCGTTATTGTTTTGGTCGGCATGATGATGGCGGTCTTCGATGCCGCCTTTATTTCCAGATTGATCGGCGATCAGTCCGGTCCCCTTGGTCTTGTTCTTTCCGCCCTTGTGGGTTCTATCACGCTCATCCCGGGATTTGTCGCATTTCCTACGGCTGCCATCCTTTTATCCAATGGGGCAGGCCATATGCAAATTGCAGCCTTTGTCTCCACCCTAATGATGGTCGGCGTGGTCACCCTGCCGGTTGAGATTCAGTACTTCGGTAAAAAAATAGCCTGGAGCAGAAATATCCTGGCCTTTCTTTTCTCATTTATTGTGGCCGTACTTGTTGGAAAGGTGGCTGGTGGAATATGGCTATAGTTAAACGATATCATTTTTTTCTCATCACATGCATGGCCTTTGTTCTTCTCTGGATCATCAATCAAGAACTGGGCATGAAAGCCCTGCAGGTTACTGGTTATTCCCTAAAAGAAATGATCCTCGTCATTCCACCCATTTTTGTTCTTTTGGGTTTGCTGGATGTTTGGGTTCCTCGAGAAACAATGATCAAATATATGGGTGATCATTCCGGTGTAAGGGGTGTTGTTCTAGCCTTCCTTATTGGGTCCGCAGCAGCGGGACCTCTATACGGCGCCTTTCCCGTCGCAGCGGTTTTTATGAAAAAGGGTGTAAAATTCAGCAATGTGCTGATCTTTATCGGCGCATGGTCAACCACCAAGATTCCTATGTTTCTCTTTGAGTTGTCTGCCTTGGGTGCACGTTTCGCACTTACTCGATTACTCGTTGATATTCCCGGCATTCTACTCATGTCGATAATTTTATCCAAACAGCTCTCAAAAAAGGACATTCAAGTTTTATATAACAAAGCAGAAAACCTGTAGAAAAGTTGCCAAATCTAGGATTTCCTGTAGAATAAAAGAAAGAAGAAAGGAGATCCGCCATGTTCACTGCGTGCACTGCCATTATTGTTTTGAAAGGAAATTTGGTGCTCTTGGGCTATCGTTCTGATGGACAAGGGTGGTCTTTTGCTGGAGGAAAACAAGAGCCCGAAGAAGACTTGGAAGCCTGTGCGAAACGGGAACTGCATGAAGAATTCGGTCTCCTAGCAAGCCGATTGGAACCCTTAGGTCGAATTCATTCTTCAAGCCTTGTCCACGGCGTTCTTTTAACTGTCCACCCCATGGTTTACCTTTGCCGCGAATACACCGGCACGATCAAAATGCGTATTGAGGAAATGCTGGATTTTCAATGGGTCTCACTGGATCAGGCTGATCAGATCCCGGATCTCTATCCCCCAACCCAAGAAGCCTTGCACACCTATACCGAACTTATACAAAAAAGATGTTGATCAATTTTTGATCAACATCTTTTTAACGCCATTCATTTTCCTTATGTTTTATCGCTTGCTTGTACTTAATAGCCCAAAGCAATCAATTCAAGTCTTGTAATTCCTTCTACTTCCTTCAATTCATCAATAAAATCCGCCAATTCTCCTCGAAGATTGGTCATATCGAAGGTAATACTGACATTGGCAAATTCATTGATCGGAATATCCTGATGAATCGTCAAGACATTTCCCCCTTGTCGCGCAATGGAGTCTAGAACATAGGACAACAAGCCCACTTGATGCATCAACAAAAATGTAATAGTTACCTTTTTCCCGCGCTTAGCTTCCGACAAACGATACACATGCTCATGATATTTATAGTAGGTACTCCGACTGATTCCCACCTGCTTGACCGCATCACTGATGCCACGCGCCTTTCCGGTTCGAATCATTTCATCCGCCTCTACCACCTTAACATAAATTTCCGGTAAAATTTCCTTGCTGATAACCAAATAACGATTCGGCATCCCGCTCCTCCTTATTGTCTTTCCTCATAATCAATAATCAGCAAGCCCTTCCATTCATAAGGACGCACTTGCGTTGGCTTATCAAAGGTAAATACCAAGGTTCCTGATTTTTCATCCACCTCAATATTTTTGATGATTGCACTAAATCGCGTGTAATCCGCAATTTCCATCTTATCTAGCTCACTGTCCACTTTCACCGTCATCTTTTGATTGTCCTCCGACAACCACAATTGGAAGGAAGGAGCATCCACACCTTGATCCACCTTTGCTTCTGCAGAGGTAAACACCATTTTTTCAAATCCTTCTCGCTGAATGCCAAATTTCAATGTTAACATGGAATAGGAACTTCCGTCCTCTGATTCATAGCTAAATCCACCAGACTGGATAAATCCATTCTCCGTTTCCTTTTCGACTTGAGGCGTCTCAGACAAGTCCACCTCAGGTTCCTCGACCACCGGCTCTTCGACAATTACCTCACCAACAGGCAGATCTGAATGATCTTCGACAGTTTGAATCGGCATTTGTCCCTCTGCAATCCGCGCATTAGACAATTGAAGCAAATAATCTTCGGCGTCAAAAACCCATTGCCCGTCTTGATATCGCCAGAGGGTTTCAGCTAAAGCCTTCTTCAACACCGGATCTACGCTATTCATTTGAATTTTTACAAGCGCTCGAATCGGCTGACTGTCCACCTCTTCGATGGATAGCTCCGAAATCCCAATATACTGCAATTCCTGCACCAACTCAAAACTGGTCTTTAAATCAATCAAGGCATTAATTGCATCCCGATTCAACTCATAATTTTGTGGATCATCCATAGTTGTCATAGAGAAAAAACTTGTCATGCTTTCTGCTTCAATGACCTTGGCTGTGGAAAAGAATAGTTCGATTCGAGTCCGCAAGAGCGCTTCCGGCTCTTGAATATCCACGGCCTCCGAACGATCAAATTTCGGTAAGATATCCGCAATATTCCCCCGGAAAAACCACATGCTTATACCACACAAAACAATGGCAAAAATTAATATCCATTTTCCCATTGATCGCTTGGGCTGCTGTCGGCGACGACGATGATAATGCACCTCACCATTGTTTTTTTTCACGCCTAAGACGGCCTGTTCGTGGATCCATTCCCGTCGATCCTGGGGCAATCCTGATTTAATCTGCTTTAACTCCTCTAATTGTTCCTGTAAAGAATCTTCCAATGGGGTTCGCACCGGGAGAGACTCATTCTGACTTTCCTCTTCTTCAAAATTCGGTATGGATTCACGTATAGATTCCTTCGGAGAATCTTGCAAAGCATTCAGAATAACTTCCGGCTGCAGTTCGCGTACGCGTTCCACCTCCATCTCCAATTCCTCCAGATTTTCTTCCTCAATTACAGGATCCGTTCTGGTTTCCTTCGGCTGATCTTCAACCGGCTCATCCCCTTCAAGTTCCATATCCTCAGCTTCCAATTCCGCATGAAGCACCGCCTCGAATTCTCGAAGCGCCTCTTCATCAATATCCAGTTGTTTTTCCCCTTTATCCTTGCTTCGATCCCAAAAATGAAACCTTGATTTTTTTTCTGTCATCTTTCCACCTCCGAGATGGATTTATTCTATTTTAGTTTACCACATTCTCCTTTTCCCTACACTATGAAAGAATAACTTTTCACACATTTATTGAAAATTTAACCAACTCTTTCTCTCCTAAACAATCGATTATTCAGACAATTTATGATATAATAAAACGGATGAAAAAACCGGACAAAAGGGGGCTAATCGTGTACTATCTCTTTTATGACAAGGAATCGAATCGATTGAAAAATTACTATAAACTTTTGGGAATTCCCCGTAATTCCAATGAATCAATCATCCACAAACGATTTGCCGCTCTTCATGAAGAAGGCAAGACAAATGAGTTGATTGAAGAAGCCTATGCTGTTCTTTCCGCTCCAGAAGACCGAGATCGATACAACCGAGTTTATGATCGATACAATTGGAATTATGGCATACAAAAAAATACCCTCTATGAAAATGCAAAGCCCAAGAATCAAAATCGATCCATCTTTATCATACTTCTATTTGTTTTAATCGGCTTTTTAGCCATCGCTTTCTTCTTTCTCCGTACGCCAGATGTAGAAACACCGCCTGCAACCATGGAAGAAGCTGCTGAACCACAGATTGAGCTCGTGGACAAATCTGAGACCAGTGTCTCTGATAAACGCGATCAAGCTGAGCCCTTGGATCAAATAGAATCCGATGCAGAGACATCGACAGAAAACAGCGAGATGGATTCATCTCCCTCAGGCGATTCCGCCGAATCCCCCTTAGCCTTATCTATTTCCGATGAACTTCTGACAAAATACCCAACAATGGAAACATATAATGACATCAACAATACCTATCCACAGGCGCAAGTGACAGCTGGTGTCAACTTTCGAGATGCGCCCGCCATGAGTTCAAGAATTCTCTCATCTGTTGACACAGATGAAACCTTCCGTGTACTGGGCAAGGTCGATGGATGGTCCTATATCTATCGAGAAAGCGAGGGCTACGGTTGGATCGGTGGAAAATATATTCGCTTTACTCAATAACCCGGATTGCTCCGGGCTTTTTTTAGGAGGAGAATCATGAAAATTGGATTATTTGTTCATAGCGTATCTGGAAACACCTATCTGCTGGCACGCATGCTAGAGACCGCCTTTCAAAATCTAGGACAAGAGGCAACCCTCTATCGGGTTTCCGATCCAGACGGACAGACCCTAGTCGATGAATTTAATTTAGATGCAGACCTTTACCGCGAGTATCTTCGGCTTCCGGAAGCAAGGGCCCATGATCTGATGCCTTGCGACCACCTGGTCTTCGCTTCTCCCACCTATTTTGGCAATGTCTCTGCGGAGATGAAGACGCTCTTCGATGCCTCAGCCATTTTTTGGACAGAAGCCATGCTTGCAGGCAAAACCTGCTCGGCCCTTTCCACTGCCGGAACCCCCGAAGGGGGCGCTGATCAAGCACTAAAAGCCATCCATACCTTTGCGCAACATATGGGAATCATATCCATTCCGCTTCCCTGCAACCTAGTTCCCGGCATGGATATTCCCGCCTACGGATTGAAACACTACACGGGTGCTGACGGCAGCATTCGGCCCGGCAAGGCACAAGCCATTCAAGCAAAAGCGATGGCAAAATGGATTGTTAAACAATCTCGATAAGAATGAAATCACAAAAAGCAGAGCCTAGGCTCTGCTTTTTCTATATCTGTTTTTTGCGTACGCAAGGCTTATCGATTCATCAAATAGATGGCAAGCAGAGACAAAGCTGCTGCCTGCCACTGCATGCGAGTCAATCGTTCCCGATAAAAGCCCACGCTTCCCAAATAGATCAGCAGCATGCTTCCCACCCCAAATGACGGGAAAACCACCGCAGCCGATAAAGATGCCAAGGCCTGAATCAAAAAGAAGGATGAAAATATATTGGTAACCCCAATCCCAAGGCCCCATGCCCAAATAACAGCTTCCGGTCTTTTTTGGGCAAGACTCTTGACCAAACTGAAAAGAAGCGCAGTTCCAAAAACAGTAGCCAGCCAAAGGGGACGCAAGGAAAGGGAATACGCAGCTTCAAATCCCTTGTTCATAAACTCCGCCATGCCATTGAGAACAAGCAGCATCAAGAGGGGAACCACCCATTCAAATTTTCCTTTTTCCGTTCGATTGGCAATGCCAATGGCTAAGATTGCCAAAGCGATTCCCACACTCTGAAGAGTGGTCGGCCATTCTCGAAATATCGCCAGGGATAAAACCACTGGCAACAAGATGCCCAACTTCCCATAAAAGCCCGTCAAAGAGGCCCCATAGTCTCGCACATTCTTCTGATACAACAAGAAGGATTCAAAAAACAAAAATCCTGTGAATCCCGCCATGGCAAAAAAAGAAAACGATGGCCATTGTTGGGGCGGCGACTGAATGACCATCCAGATGCCAACCCCCGTTGCAACAACATAGTTGGCCGAGGTTACCCAAAATCGATTCAAATTTCGTTTTTCTGTTTCCTTAAAGAAAAAAGCTAGCGATGCACTACAGACCATCGCAATCATCAATGCGCCCATACATTCCTCCCATAGATCTTCACATGCTGTAAAAATTGCCTGTCAGTTTCCTCAATTAAAGCTTCATCCTTTGCAAACACATAGAGAAACACACTTGATTCCCATTCTGGAAAGTGTTTTACATAGATCCTACCCTTCAAAATTAAGGGAGGAAAGTCCTCTTCCACATGCTTTGGCGGAGGACCGTATTGCAAATCATTTTGATTCCAGCCTTTTTTTGCGTGAATTACGGATCTCGTCTCGATCCTTGTATCCAATCGGATCCACCCAGCAAGTGGATGATCCTCTGCGAGTGAATGGTCACCCATTAGAGAAAATGCCCCCCCGACTTTCGATTCCTCAATGGAAGTAATCTTTGTTTTTGCCAATTCTTTGGGACAACCCAGCCCCCGCAATACCAGAACCTCTAAATCATAGAGTGGAATCATGGACAGCTCACTTGGGTCAAGCTCACCCCTTGCTGTAAATCCAAAGGGGATTTCATCGCCCTCCCGGGTCACCGCATAAGCACCGTAATAGGCCATTTCATAGGCCGAAGTGGCGTCATAAAGACGAGATCGCCCTTCTGAGAAACTTCCAAAATTATAAAGAATCGTCGCTGAAATCGGATGCTCTGCCGATTCAAAGGCCGTGGTATGAAAAATTTTCATGCTCGGGCTCCAATCCTCTTGGAACGTAGCGTTCCCGCCGGGCATGACCAGTTGAAAACCCTTGTTGCGCATGACACTATCTCGATAAGCCAGGAAACTTGCTGGCCTCATAATGATTTCACTTCGAAAACCTGGCACAAAAAAGAAGCCAAGCAAAAACAAGCTGACCACAATCAGCATTTTTTTTCTTCGCTTCTTCGTATTCATGATCCTTCCCCCTCGATGATTGACTCTATCTACCATCATAAAGGATTTCGTCATTAATTTCATCCAGAGATCCTAAAATCCAATCCGCAAGAAGCAAGTTTTCTTGATTTCCGATGCCAACAACATGCATATTTGCTCGTTTGGCAGCTTCAACACCGGCAGGCGCGTCCTCAAAAACAAGACAGTCTGCTGGATTCACTCCGACACTTTTAGCTGCTAAAAGAAAAACTTCCGGATCCGGTTTTGCTCGACTTACCTTGGTACCGTCAATGCGAGCGTCGAAATAGTCTCCAATTTCCAGTCGATTCAAAATTCGTTCCGCATTCTTGCTAGCCGATCCTAAAGCGATTTTCACCCCGTCTGCTCTTAATTGACGCAAAAGACCTTCTGCGCCCGGGAGCAATTCCTCGCGGGTCAACTGGTCGATCATCTCCACATACCATGCATTTTTCTCTTCCGCCAGTATTAGCTTTTCAGTCTCTGGGAGCCTTCTTTTTCCCAAGGAAAGCAGAATGTCCAAAGAGGCCATCCGACTAACCCCTTTCAACCGCTCATTATCCTCCAGTGTAAAAGAAATCCCTAACTCCTCTGCAAGGCGTTTCCATGCCAAATAATGGTATTTTGCTGTATCTACAATCACGCCATCCAGGTCAAAAATGACCGCTTTCCAACGATTACCCATCTAATCCTCCTTTTTTAAAAAAATATTTGTACCTCAGGCAAACCTTTGCTATAATTAAGTTATGCAATCGGTTGCATTATTAGTTTATCATATTTGCATCAGGATTGAAACGACATCTTTGACCTTAAATTCTAACAGATAAAAACCCGAATAAATTTTATGCATTCACAAATACTAGGAAGGTTGTGACCCTATGAAACAAAGAATTCAAGCGGATCCATGGAAGATTATCGAAGATGGATTCCACCCAAAAGAAAATCGATTTTACGAAAGTGTGATGAGCCTTGGAAATGGACATATGGGTATGCGAGGGAATTTCGAGGAAGGCTACTCTGGTGACAGTCTTTCAGGCACCTACCTGGCAGGGGTTTACTACCCCGATAAAACAAGAGTTGGCTGGTGGAAGAATGGATATCCCGAATATTTCGCCAAGGTATTGAATGCTGTTAATTTCCTTTCTACCCCCATGAAACTCAATGGCGTTTCGGTCGATCTTGCCCAAGACGAGTTTTCCGACTTTAAACGGGTCCTCAATATGCAAACGGGTATTCTAACACGAAGTTTTACCATTACCCGGCCTGAAGGAAAAGTGAAATTCATCATCGAACGCTTTGTCAGTAGCGACAACCGTGAGATTGCCGCCATTCGTTTTACCGTGGAAGCGATTGAAGGAAACCATACGCTCGAATGGACACCTAGCCTCGATCAAAATGTTCAAAATGAAGACTCCAATTATGATGAGGTCTTCTGGAATTCCCTGGAAGCAGAAGCAGAAAACGGCAACTGCTTTGTTATGGCTACCACCAAAAAAACACAATTCGTTGTGGGTGCAGCCATGACGGCAAATGCAAACGGCGCAACCTTAATCGAGGAAACCGCCCACCTGCAGTTGGCAAGCCTCCAATATACAATCACTTTGCAAGCAGGCCATCCCATTATCCTCGATAAAATCGTTTCTGTTTTAACAAATCGTGACCACAAAACTGCTCAGATTAAAGCCTTGGCTTATCAGACCCTAGCTCAGGCGAAAGAAGCGGGATATGATCATTTGCGAGATGCCCATATGCGGACCTGGGCAGCCATCTGGCAGGAAAGCGATATTGAAATCACGGGTGACGATGCCGCTCAACAAGGCATTCGATTTAATCTCTTTCATTTGAAGCAGACTTACAACGGGCTGGATCCGAGACTCAATATTGGACCCAAGGGATTTACCGGCGAAAAATACGGCGGCAGCACCTATTGGGATACAGAAGCCTTTTGTATTCCCGTCTTCTTATCGACTGCAAAACCAGAAATCGCAAAAAATCTTTTGCTCTATCGCCATCAACACTTGGAAAAAGCCATCGAAAACGCAAGTAAGCTCGGTTTAAAGGGTGCGCTCTATCCCATGGTGACCATGAATGGAGAAGAATG
This genomic window contains:
- a CDS encoding glycoside hydrolase family 65 protein: MKQRIQADPWKIIEDGFHPKENRFYESVMSLGNGHMGMRGNFEEGYSGDSLSGTYLAGVYYPDKTRVGWWKNGYPEYFAKVLNAVNFLSTPMKLNGVSVDLAQDEFSDFKRVLNMQTGILTRSFTITRPEGKVKFIIERFVSSDNREIAAIRFTVEAIEGNHTLEWTPSLDQNVQNEDSNYDEVFWNSLEAEAENGNCFVMATTKKTQFVVGAAMTANANGATLIEETAHLQLASLQYTITLQAGHPIILDKIVSVLTNRDHKTAQIKALAYQTLAQAKEAGYDHLRDAHMRTWAAIWQESDIEITGDDAAQQGIRFNLFHLKQTYNGLDPRLNIGPKGFTGEKYGGSTYWDTEAFCIPVFLSTAKPEIAKNLLLYRHQHLEKAIENASKLGLKGALYPMVTMNGEECHNEWEITFEEIHRNAAIAYAIYQYVLYTGDRDYLLSHGLDVLIEISRFWANRVNWSQAKQAYVLLGVTGPNEYDNNVNNNWYTNRMAKWTLSYTRETIEKYRYSDAKKTRAILDRHHVLSEELIQWLDVESKFYEPKDQALGIFLQQDGYLDKEQRMAADLDPAERPLNQNWSWDRILRSCFIKQADVLQGLFVLGDHYSIETKKRNFDFYEPRTVHESSLSPCVHSILATELGKTEKAMEMFHRAARLDLDDYNNDTDDGLHITSMGGTWMNMVYGFGGLRIKENGLYLTPVLPKEWNGYSFILRYRGSKVKVTRRQDELTVNLLEGKPLHLRIWGKDEYCDIDGITIPIVS